From Blastocatellia bacterium, one genomic window encodes:
- a CDS encoding ABC transporter permease: MKSLFQDMRYALRMIFKAPSLTVVAVLTLALGIGANSAVFSIVNAVLLRPLPYAHPERVMMIQGVPLSLSTEFSAANLFDWRDRAPSFESLAAFNPASDGVNLTGDAEPQRVVATEVTSSYFSTLGVQPIQGRTFAPEDQQEGNTRVVVLSYELWQQRFHRDGDIVGQTIRLNEVPHTVIGVAPPGVQAPASADLWLPLSLADRVLTGPVMMFNIVGRLKPEATLTEARAEMQSFSEWLQETGPQNGFARQRIELTPLHTELVQKVRPALLILFGAVAFVLLIACVNVTNLLLARASARRKEMAIRAALGASRLQLARQMLTESSLLALLSGAAGLLFALWSVDLLKAIGPADIPRLHEARLDMAVFGFTLGVSLLTGFLFGLAPALHASKVDLNEALKEGAAATRGGRWRLGLRNLLVVAEVALALVLLIGAGLLVKSFLRVLDVNPGFDPKNVLTIALDLPHVKYPKAPQQIAFYQQLMERLSALPGVQAVGGTNTLPLATKGGVAYSFSIEGVAPADTPQGTYASYFVVTPDYLQTMSIPLLEGRLITEQDRQGAPPVALVSQEAARRYWPNESAIGKRIIPMTEKTAREIVGVVGEVKQWGLENPKPVPAIYIPHQQLVWPVTTIAIRTTGDPLGLANAVRGEVQALDKDLPVYDIKTMSQRLADSIAERRFMLILLGTFAALALVLASVGIYGVMSYAVTQRTRELGIRMALGANRRDVLRLVVGKGLGLTLAGVGIGLAAAYALTRLLASLLFGVSATDPITFVAIAIVLTGVALGACFVPARRATRVDPMVALRHE; this comes from the coding sequence ATGAAGAGCTTGTTCCAAGATATGCGTTATGCGCTGCGGATGATCTTCAAAGCGCCGAGCCTTACGGTCGTCGCGGTCCTCACGCTGGCTTTAGGGATCGGCGCCAACAGCGCGGTCTTCAGCATCGTCAACGCGGTGCTGCTGCGCCCGCTGCCCTACGCGCACCCCGAGCGCGTGATGATGATCCAGGGCGTGCCGCTGTCTCTGAGCACAGAGTTCTCGGCAGCGAACCTGTTTGATTGGCGCGACCGCGCGCCGAGCTTTGAATCGCTCGCCGCCTTTAACCCGGCAAGCGACGGCGTCAACCTGACGGGGGACGCAGAGCCGCAGCGCGTCGTTGCCACGGAAGTCACGTCGAGCTATTTCTCGACGCTCGGCGTGCAGCCCATTCAGGGCCGCACCTTTGCACCCGAAGACCAACAGGAAGGCAACACGCGCGTCGTCGTGCTCAGCTACGAGCTGTGGCAGCAGCGCTTTCATCGCGACGGCGACATCGTCGGGCAGACGATTCGGCTCAACGAAGTGCCGCACACCGTCATCGGCGTCGCGCCGCCGGGCGTGCAGGCGCCGGCCAGCGCGGACCTCTGGTTGCCGCTCTCGCTCGCCGACCGCGTGCTGACCGGGCCGGTCATGATGTTCAATATCGTCGGGCGGCTGAAGCCCGAAGCCACGCTGACCGAGGCCCGCGCCGAGATGCAGTCGTTCTCAGAGTGGCTGCAAGAGACCGGGCCGCAAAACGGTTTCGCGAGGCAAAGGATCGAGCTGACGCCGCTGCATACGGAGCTGGTGCAAAAGGTGCGCCCGGCGCTGCTGATCCTTTTCGGGGCCGTCGCCTTCGTGCTGCTGATCGCCTGTGTCAACGTCACCAACCTGCTGCTGGCGCGCGCCAGCGCGCGGCGCAAAGAGATGGCGATACGGGCGGCGCTCGGTGCCAGCCGCCTGCAACTGGCGCGGCAGATGTTGACCGAGAGTTCGCTGCTGGCATTGCTGAGCGGCGCGGCGGGATTGTTGTTCGCTCTCTGGAGCGTTGACCTGCTGAAGGCCATCGGCCCCGCCGACATTCCGCGCTTGCATGAAGCTCGGCTCGACATGGCCGTCTTCGGCTTCACGCTCGGCGTGTCGCTGCTGACAGGCTTTTTGTTCGGGCTGGCGCCGGCCCTGCACGCATCGAAAGTAGACCTCAACGAGGCGCTGAAAGAGGGCGCGGCGGCGACGCGGGGCGGGCGGTGGCGGTTAGGGCTGCGCAACTTGCTGGTGGTCGCGGAGGTGGCGCTGGCGCTGGTTTTGTTGATCGGCGCCGGCCTGCTCGTCAAGAGCTTCCTGCGCGTGCTGGATGTCAATCCCGGCTTCGACCCGAAGAATGTTTTGACCATCGCCCTGGACCTGCCGCATGTCAAATATCCCAAAGCGCCGCAGCAGATCGCTTTCTATCAACAACTGATGGAGCGCCTCAGCGCCCTGCCCGGCGTGCAGGCAGTCGGGGGGACCAATACGCTGCCGCTGGCGACCAAGGGCGGCGTGGCCTACTCCTTCAGCATCGAGGGGGTCGCGCCCGCAGACACGCCACAAGGCACTTACGCGTCTTACTTCGTCGTCACGCCTGACTATTTGCAAACCATGAGCATCCCGCTGCTTGAAGGGCGTCTCATTACTGAGCAAGACAGACAGGGCGCGCCGCCCGTGGCGCTCGTCAGCCAGGAGGCGGCCCGCCGTTACTGGCCGAACGAGAGCGCCATCGGCAAGCGCATCATTCCCATGACTGAGAAGACGGCCCGCGAAATCGTCGGCGTCGTCGGCGAAGTCAAACAGTGGGGCCTGGAAAATCCGAAGCCGGTGCCGGCCATCTACATCCCACACCAGCAACTCGTCTGGCCGGTGACGACCATCGCCATTCGCACCACTGGCGACCCGCTCGGCCTGGCCAACGCCGTGCGCGGCGAAGTGCAGGCATTGGATAAAGACCTGCCGGTTTATGACATCAAGACCATGAGCCAGCGGCTGGCCGATTCGATTGCCGAACGGCGCTTCATGTTGATCCTGCTGGGGACGTTTGCGGCCCTGGCGCTGGTGCTGGCATCGGTCGGCATCTACGGCGTGATGTCTTATGCAGTGACGCAGCGGACGCGTGAGCTCGGCATCCGCATGGCACTGGGCGCTAACCGCCGCGACGTGCTGCGGCTGGTCGTCGGCAAGGGCCTGGGGCTGACGCTTGCTGGCGTCGGCATCGGGCTTGCCGCCGCCTACGCGTTGACGCGCTTGCTCGCCAGCTTACTGTTCGGGGTCAGCGCCACCGATCCGATCACCTTCGTCGCTATCGCGATTGTGCTGACAGGAGTGGCTCTGGGGGCCTGTTTCGTGCCCGCCCGCCGTGCCACCCGCGTAGACCCGATGGTCGCACTACGACACGAATAG
- a CDS encoding ABC transporter permease, giving the protein METLAQDARYAVRMLLKNPGFTLVAALALALGIGANTAIFSVVNAVMIRPLPYRDASRLVMVWEDNRTRGKHQNVVSPGNFLDWKEQSDVFEDMAALYDTRLNLTGVADPEEIAAQRVTLNTFDLLGAQPMIGRTFEPDDAQPTRQDSVVLSYGLWQRRFGGNPSIVGQTIRLNTEIYTIIGVMPPDYQLFVTSGSLTGDRPELWAPMLFGNQDRARRGRYAMAVGRLREGVTLQQAQSQMTALGDALEKQYPDFNTGWGINLVPFREQFTGEMRKPLLMLLGAVAFVLLIACANVANLLLARAAARQKEMAIRLAIGASRGRIVRQLLIESTVLALLSGAAGLLLAMWGVDALVALGPKSLLPSGGARLNLVVLGFTMLVALATGVLFGLAPALEASRPNLNDALKEGGKAAASGGRAHRLRNLFVIVEVALALVLLVGSGLLIKSFARLQAVSPGFNAKNLLTVRVSLPYAKYKEEGQSGRFFREALERVRQIPGVRSASAINFLPFTGLGAATRMSVVGRPAPPAGQSPTVDSRVCDADYFQAMGIPLIKGRTFNEREQAVASHVVVVNEAMARDLFPGEDPLGQRILINMGSDMKPSEIIGVVGDVKHMSLDSDVRPMAYWPHVELAYSMMTLVARTDGDPLAYVAAVRREVQALDNDQPIANVYTMEQLISESVARARFSTTLLAIFAAVALVLASVGIYGVMSYSVTQRTHEIGLRMALGADRASVMAMVIRQGMTLAICGVGVGVIAALALTHLLASLLFGVSATDPITFITIALTLTGVALAACFVPARRATRVDPMVALRYE; this is encoded by the coding sequence ATGGAAACGCTTGCGCAAGATGCTCGTTATGCCGTCCGCATGCTACTGAAGAATCCTGGATTCACGCTCGTTGCGGCGCTCGCCTTAGCTCTGGGGATCGGCGCCAACACGGCGATCTTCTCGGTCGTCAACGCCGTGATGATCCGCCCGCTGCCGTACCGCGACGCCAGCCGATTGGTGATGGTCTGGGAAGACAACCGCACGCGCGGCAAACATCAGAACGTCGTCTCGCCGGGCAACTTCCTCGACTGGAAAGAGCAGAGCGATGTCTTTGAAGATATGGCGGCGCTCTACGATACGCGCCTCAACCTCACGGGCGTCGCCGACCCCGAAGAGATCGCCGCACAGCGCGTCACGCTCAATACGTTCGACCTGCTCGGCGCGCAACCGATGATCGGGCGCACCTTCGAGCCGGACGACGCGCAGCCGACGCGGCAGGATTCGGTGGTCTTGAGCTATGGCCTGTGGCAGCGGCGCTTCGGCGGCAACCCATCAATCGTCGGCCAGACGATCCGACTCAACACTGAGATCTATACGATCATCGGCGTGATGCCGCCCGATTATCAGTTGTTCGTCACCAGCGGCTCACTCACCGGCGACCGCCCCGAGCTATGGGCGCCGATGCTCTTTGGTAATCAAGACCGGGCGCGGCGCGGACGTTATGCCATGGCGGTCGGGCGCTTGCGCGAAGGCGTCACCCTGCAACAAGCGCAGAGCCAGATGACGGCGCTCGGCGACGCCCTTGAAAAGCAGTATCCCGACTTCAACACTGGCTGGGGCATTAACCTCGTCCCCTTCCGCGAACAGTTCACCGGCGAGATGCGCAAGCCTTTATTGATGCTGCTGGGCGCGGTCGCCTTTGTCCTGCTGATCGCCTGCGCCAACGTCGCTAACCTGCTGCTCGCCCGCGCCGCGGCGCGACAGAAAGAGATGGCTATCCGCCTGGCCATCGGCGCCAGCCGCGGGCGCATCGTTCGCCAGTTGCTGATCGAAAGCACGGTGCTCGCGTTGTTGAGCGGCGCGGCGGGGCTGCTGCTGGCGATGTGGGGCGTAGACGCGCTCGTGGCGCTCGGCCCGAAATCCTTGCTGCCGTCGGGCGGCGCGCGGCTGAATCTGGTCGTGCTCGGCTTCACGATGCTGGTGGCGCTTGCGACCGGCGTGTTATTCGGCCTGGCGCCGGCGCTTGAAGCGTCGCGCCCGAACCTCAACGATGCGTTGAAAGAGGGCGGCAAAGCGGCGGCGAGCGGCGGGCGCGCACACCGCCTCCGTAACCTGTTTGTGATTGTCGAAGTCGCTCTGGCGCTCGTCCTGCTGGTCGGCTCAGGGCTGTTGATCAAGAGCTTCGCCCGATTGCAAGCCGTCAGCCCTGGCTTCAACGCGAAGAACCTGCTGACGGTGCGCGTATCGCTGCCTTATGCGAAGTACAAAGAAGAGGGCCAATCGGGGCGCTTCTTCCGCGAGGCGCTCGAACGCGTGCGGCAGATTCCCGGCGTGCGCAGTGCCAGCGCCATCAACTTTCTGCCGTTCACAGGGCTGGGCGCGGCGACCAGGATGAGCGTCGTCGGGCGGCCCGCGCCGCCGGCAGGTCAATCGCCGACCGTTGACTCACGCGTTTGTGACGCAGATTACTTTCAAGCGATGGGCATTCCTTTAATCAAGGGGCGCACATTCAACGAGCGCGAGCAAGCGGTCGCTTCGCACGTCGTCGTCGTCAACGAGGCGATGGCGCGCGACCTCTTTCCCGGCGAAGACCCGCTCGGCCAGCGCATCCTCATTAACATGGGCAGCGACATGAAGCCGAGCGAGATCATCGGTGTTGTCGGCGATGTCAAGCACATGAGTCTCGATAGCGACGTGCGCCCGATGGCTTACTGGCCGCACGTCGAGCTGGCTTACTCGATGATGACGCTGGTGGCGCGCACCGACGGCGACCCGCTCGCCTACGTCGCGGCGGTGCGGCGCGAAGTGCAGGCGCTGGATAACGATCAGCCCATCGCCAACGTCTATACGATGGAACAGTTGATATCCGAGTCGGTAGCGCGGGCGCGCTTCAGCACGACGCTGCTGGCGATCTTTGCCGCCGTCGCGCTGGTTCTTGCCAGCGTCGGCATCTATGGCGTGATGAGCTATTCGGTCACGCAGCGCACACATGAAATCGGCCTGCGCATGGCGTTGGGGGCGGACCGCGCATCAGTTATGGCGATGGTCATCCGCCAGGGCATGACCCTGGCAATCTGTGGCGTCGGCGTCGGCGTCATCGCGGCGCTCGCCCTGACACACCTGCTCGCCAGCCTGTTATTCGGAGTCAGCGCCACCGACCCGATCACCTTCATAACGATTGCACTGACGCTGACAGGAGTGGCTCTGGCAGCCTGTTTCGTGCCCGCCCGCCGGGCGACGCGCGTAGACCCGATGGTCGCGCTTAGATACGAGTAA
- a CDS encoding YggT family protein has translation MLEDEKLAIDESNRVAHHEAMKGAVRGEVHERIAARAERLDRVERTETDAVADEFRHKAVAEVVETEAEIERARGVARISQVVDYLFYLIYAFIGLMILLDLMGANRSAGFYRFVSSITAPLLAPFRGLVDDPAAAQMRFRLSYIVALIAYILLHLAINGLLRMIAHRRTSV, from the coding sequence ATGCTGGAAGACGAAAAGCTGGCGATTGACGAATCGAATCGCGTCGCGCATCACGAGGCGATGAAGGGCGCGGTGCGCGGCGAAGTCCACGAGCGCATCGCGGCGCGCGCCGAGCGGCTCGACCGGGTCGAGCGCACCGAAACCGACGCGGTCGCCGACGAGTTCCGCCACAAAGCGGTCGCCGAAGTGGTCGAAACCGAAGCCGAGATCGAACGGGCGCGCGGCGTCGCGCGCATCTCGCAGGTCGTAGATTATCTGTTTTATCTGATCTACGCCTTCATCGGCTTAATGATCCTGCTCGACCTGATGGGCGCGAATCGCAGCGCCGGCTTTTATCGCTTCGTCAGCAGCATCACCGCGCCCTTGCTTGCGCCGTTTCGCGGCCTGGTAGACGACCCGGCGGCGGCGCAGATGCGCTTCCGGCTATCGTACATCGTCGCGCTGATCGCTTATATTCTGTTGCATCTGGCGATCAACGGACTGCTGCGGATGATCGCGCACCGCCGCACGAGCGTCTGA
- a CDS encoding GlsB/YeaQ/YmgE family stress response membrane protein, with protein MTLTQFLILLLVAGICGSIGQAIAGYSRGGCLVAIALGFIGALLGTYLAHALGLPDMFRIHIAGESFPIVWSIIGSALFVAIISLVTRRYY; from the coding sequence ATGACCCTGACTCAATTCCTGATCCTGTTACTGGTGGCGGGGATTTGCGGCTCAATCGGGCAAGCCATCGCCGGCTACAGTCGCGGCGGCTGTCTGGTTGCGATTGCGCTGGGCTTCATCGGCGCGCTGCTGGGCACTTACCTGGCGCACGCCCTCGGGCTGCCGGATATGTTTCGGATTCACATTGCCGGCGAGTCCTTCCCGATTGTCTGGTCAATCATCGGCTCGGCGCTGTTTGTCGCCATCATTAGCCTGGTTACCCGCCGATATTATTAG
- a CDS encoding peptidylprolyl isomerase, translating to MKIASTGKRFSRTSMLVVTLVALAVSLGVLRLGYGNVDRNVAGAAPPAIVATVEGHDISARVYDMYLKNGIQALGLTETTVEGRRQIARLKEGIVAELIDRALIEAEAERRGLVIAAGQLESRYRERVQQMGGDDAYRAYLNETKVTDEDFRQIIAGELKGEWLQQELGRGLTVEAADAQAFYDKEKANPNYAALFVEPERVRASHILINARRPQIRGELQARGTRDQAQLDRMTTEEMNKRRARATELLNQLKRGASFAELARRTSDDPATRERGGDLGWFARDTHTPRFDEAAFALKPGQLSAVIETEYGFHVIKAAEHQPQRTRRFDEVRAQIEQQLLTRKRAERLTAWLAERHRGASISINPAYRE from the coding sequence ATGAAGATCGCCTCAACCGGAAAACGATTCTCGCGCACCAGCATGCTGGTCGTCACCCTGGTCGCGCTCGCCGTCAGCCTCGGCGTCTTGCGGCTCGGCTATGGCAATGTTGACCGAAACGTTGCGGGGGCCGCGCCGCCGGCTATCGTCGCGACTGTCGAAGGCCACGACATCAGCGCCCGCGTCTACGACATGTATCTCAAGAACGGCATCCAGGCGCTCGGCCTCACAGAGACGACCGTCGAGGGCCGCCGCCAGATCGCCCGGTTGAAGGAAGGCATCGTCGCGGAGCTGATCGACCGCGCCTTGATCGAAGCGGAAGCCGAACGGCGCGGCCTGGTCATCGCGGCGGGCCAGCTTGAAAGCCGCTATCGCGAGCGCGTTCAGCAGATGGGCGGGGACGATGCTTACCGCGCTTATCTGAATGAAACGAAGGTTACCGACGAAGACTTCCGCCAGATCATCGCCGGCGAATTGAAGGGCGAATGGTTGCAGCAGGAGTTGGGCCGCGGCCTGACGGTTGAGGCCGCAGACGCGCAGGCATTCTACGATAAAGAGAAAGCCAATCCCAATTACGCCGCGCTCTTCGTCGAGCCTGAGCGGGTGCGCGCCAGCCACATTCTGATCAACGCCCGCCGCCCGCAAATTCGCGGCGAGCTGCAAGCCCGCGGCACCCGCGATCAGGCGCAACTGGATCGGATGACCACGGAAGAGATGAACAAGCGCCGGGCGCGCGCCACTGAGCTGCTCAATCAATTGAAGCGCGGCGCGAGCTTCGCGGAGCTGGCGCGGCGCACCTCCGACGACCCGGCGACGCGCGAGCGCGGCGGCGACCTCGGATGGTTCGCGCGCGACACTCACACGCCGCGCTTCGACGAGGCCGCTTTCGCTTTGAAGCCCGGCCAGTTGAGCGCGGTCATCGAAACCGAGTACGGCTTTCACGTCATTAAAGCCGCCGAGCATCAGCCGCAGCGCACCCGCCGCTTTGATGAAGTGCGCGCCCAGATCGAACAACAACTGCTGACTCGCAAGCGCGCCGAGCGGCTGACGGCATGGCTGGCTGAGCGGCATCGCGGGGCCAGCATTTCGATCAACCCGGCCTACCGCGAATGA